From Carya illinoinensis cultivar Pawnee chromosome 5, C.illinoinensisPawnee_v1, whole genome shotgun sequence, one genomic window encodes:
- the LOC122310274 gene encoding uncharacterized protein LOC122310274, which translates to MKILCWNCRGLGNPRTVQDLSLMVKEKQPILVFVCETKIRSCKIVGLQRRLGMEGSFAVDSEGRRGGIVQFWRDEKGAEIVNYSKWHVTVIVKGERQEKDWCFTGFYGHPESGKRRLSWDLLRQLKPTNDGAWCVGGDFYEILWHNEKVGGKRRAETQINLFREAIEDCGLVDVGYRGNGFTWSNKHSHQSFTKERLDRFVVNNEWKSIFKEVEVMAQTGRCSDHLPIVISTIDEGNGRRRGFFQFRFEACWLQQEECEHVVKEGWRKSLLASEPIQQVQTRL; encoded by the coding sequence ATGAAAATCCTatgttggaactgccgagggcttgggaaccctcggacagttcaagacCTTAGTCTTATGGTTAAGGAAAAGCAGCCCATTCtggtttttgtttgtgaaacaaaAATCAGGTCATGTAAAATTGTTGGTTTGCAAAGGAGGTTAGGGATGGAAGGAAGTTTTGCTGTTGATTCTGAGGGAAGAAGGGGTGGTATTGTACAGTTTTGGAGAGATGAGAAAGGTGCTGAGATTGTAAACTACTCAAAGTGGCATGTTACTGTAATAGTAAAAGGAGAAAGGCAAGAAAAAGACTGGTGCTTCACTGGGTTCTATGGTCATCCTGAATCAGGGAAAAGAAGGTTATCATGGGACCTATTGAGACAGTTAAAACCTACAAATGATGGTGCCTGGTGTGTGGGGGGAGacttttatgaaatattatggcATAATGAGAAAGTAGGGGGAAAAAGGAGAGCTGAAACTCAGATAAACCTGTTCAGGGAAGCAATAGAGGACTGTGGTCTGGTTGATGTTGGATATAGGGGAAATGGATTTACCTGGTCTAATAAACATTCGCACCAATCCTTTACAAAAGAAAGATTGGACAGGTTTGTGGTGAATAATGAATGGAAGTCCATTTTCAAGGAAGTGGAGGTGATGGCTCAAACAGGGAGATGCTCAGATCACTTACCCATTGTAATCTCTACTATTGATGAAGGGAATGGTAGAAGGAGGGGGTTCTTTCAGTTCAGGTTTGAGGCTTGTTGGTTGCAACAAGAAGAATGTGAGCATGTGGTTAAAGAAGGGTGGAGGAAGAGTCTCTTAGCATCAGAACCTATACAACAAGTTCAAACCAGACTGTAG